Within Rissa tridactyla isolate bRisTri1 chromosome 4, bRisTri1.patW.cur.20221130, whole genome shotgun sequence, the genomic segment tcgttgcccttctctggagccgctccagcacctcaatgtcttttttgtggtgaggcgCCCAAAGCTGGAAGGGTTACTGAGTAGATAGGACTGCAGGATGCAGCTATGTAAAGAAAACCATCTGCATTGTGATACAGAAAGCCCACAACGAAAAGGATAATTGTATCCAAAGGTCTCCGTGTGCAAACAGCCTGTAACCTGCTTCAGGGACACCTAGTTTAAAATAATGCTATATATGCTTCACATAACTTAGACTGCATTCACACGGATTATATTAGATTCATGGCGTCAGGGAAGTAAGGCAAAAGTAGAGGTTAGTGATGTTCCACTCAAGGACGTGCTTTTTCTCACCAGTTCTCTTCTTTTTGGGGTAGTCTCCTTTCTATGTAGAGAGACCACAAGTTGAAATagagcaaagaaggaaaatttcaaGGATGAACTGGCAAATCAGCAATCTCTACCGTTGCCCTATTCCAAATCAGCTAGGGAAACCATCCTGCCCCAAAAGAGCACTGCAAGATGTACTGTTTCCTTACAATAAATTTGTTCATAGCAGCTTACATGTGGGGAGATTGCTTCTCTGTTTCCTAAAAGACTCATCACAAGCTTTTCTCATTCTCATAATAGATACGTAGCGCAAAGTGCCAAACAAAGGGATGACTGATGTAAGCATTAAGCCGAGATCTTTTGGTTCAAGCCAGTCCTTTGATGCTCTATTTTATCTGAAGCACTTTTCAACTACAAGCAGATTACAAGAATAGCTTTCCCCATCCAATTTTTATTATCAGTTGCGCTTGGCATAGGATGTCTTTTGCAGCTAAAGATCAATTATCTTTAATTAAATAACTTTCACATCGTTCTTGAATAATGTTGTCTGTACTCTGTAAGCCTAGAGAAATTATATGAAGCACCCTGAGTCTACAGGCTGTAATTAGCAGAATTTTTGTCactaacttggaaaaaaatgtgatcTTAGCCCCATTTGTCTGTATCACCACTTCAGTAGAAGAAACATTTAGTAGTCAAAGTCTTCAGCAAAACACTGAAGAACACGTCAAAGAACAGGCATAAGCATTTTATTGAAGCTAGGCTATTTGCAATTATTTGGTATTAGTCTCCCTTCAGTTTCCAGTTTCCTGAAGATAAGTTTCAAActcaagtttaattttaaaaggccAGCTGATTTAAAAAGAATTCCCAGTGCAATTGGGTTGGCTggcatgttttcttctttgcaagtGGCACAAAGCTGCTCAGCTAAATcagctttttccatcttttcttgcCAGCTGCCATCCAAGTGATAAATAAAGGGCTTTTAACTGGGTAGCAAAGCTTCCATTCCAGAGCAACGAAACAAAGAGTTCCTATGTGCTCTTGTCATCTCCCTTCATCCTCTAGTTTCAACACTGTTTTCCTGCACCCGATTGCTGAATGTGACAACATAACAGACTGTATGAAAGCATCACTGACCACATAGTTGATTTACTGAtggaaagtatttttccttttaatggtaGTTTCCTATAGTTGAAGAAAATGTACTTTCTCATTTGTAATTCCAAGTATATATCTGTAAACTGCCCACTGACGGCTGAGAAAGTTTGTCTTCCCCTCAGAAGGGACTGAAATAGATGTGTTATCCCACAGGCGGGAGAACGCCCCAGTGTACTGTATAAGCCTCGCTGTgttcagaaaaaacaaaagaaccaAATTACTCGTACCACAGCCTCGTGCCCTGAGTCTGACGCAAACGTGGATGGACAACCCAGGGTTTTTTGACTGCttcaataaaatagaaaaataaggggaaagaaaatgtcCCTTACTCAGACTGAAACGCTTAAATGGGTTTGACTTCACTTGTTGCATCACATTGCTCTTCTGCCAGGTCCTGCCCACTCACTAAACATCTGGAACAACCACAGTCTATGCAGGACATAGACACACAGGGGAAAAACAGAAACGAGGAAGAGGTAATAGCAGAAAACTTGATGGATGACCAGTACAGGTGAGCAGGAGTGAAACCTCCCCACTCTAACTGCTTACACCTTGAGCTAAGTGGTACCCATCCACCATTTTGAAGAAGGGCTGTGGCAGGAAAATTGGAAGTAAATGAAAGGGCACGCTCTGCATTGGATGTATTGAATGGACCTACAGCCCTTTGAGGGTCATTTTGAGTAGCCTTTGCTCCTTGAAGCACAATAACTAAGGGTATGGTTCTGCCCTCAGCAGGATCCAGGCTCCTGCAGGGCTCACGTCCCAGAAGAAATTGGAAACCAGGGACTACTGCCCTCTAAAAGGCAAGATTGTGCTGCCTCAGCGCAGGcagagacccccagctccacctGGCTTCTGTGGTCAGAATGGGAGCCTTGACTGCTCCAGGAAGCAAAATCGGCTCAGTTGATGTCATTTGATATCAAGAAAAAGCCAGCAAGCTGCTGTATGCCACTATCCCACAAATGCACAAGGTAGATCACAGCTGTCCTTGGCAGATTTGTTACCTCAGTAAAGGGTGAGATAATGCGCATTCTCCCCAGAAGGCAAGGTCAGCCCTCTCTGCAGAGTGGCATTTCCTAGCTGTCATGGAGCCCACAGCTCTCTGCCATAGTGGCAAGAGCGCAGAGACAGCCCACTCCACAGGGCTCCTGggaattcagcagcagcagcggctttattcttcctccccaaaacaggGATAAACTGACTTTCAACATTCAAAAGAAGGTACTTAGCACATCTATATCACCCCCATCTTGAGCATTGTGCAGATGTCTACGGCAGACTCCCCCACTCCTCTTACCGATGGAAGGACTTCTGTACATAAATTCTTCGGCTAGGTGAAGCAGCAGCTTGTGACTACACCAGGATTTCTGCCTATGTATTATTTATAGGAATAAAGACAATTGAAGGCTTCATTCAGATAATTTCAAGTAAActgtgcatacacacatacacagtgtATTTATTGAGTAGTGCAGTGGAAACTTTACCCTGATACGTAACTTATCTGGAGTAAGCAGATAACCTGGTAGCCTGGATAAGATTCACTTCTGGTTTTTGaggtaccagaaaaaaaaatgtaatcaccGCACTTCAGAATAAGTCAGAAGGGTGCCTGATTACCCAGTTGAGATCAGAATTGCTGCAACCTTTTTACTAAGAAATGTGAGAAAATGATATACCAAGAGGAAAGGTGAGTGTACTGATGTGCCATCTCAAGAAATTGCTGTTTACATCTAGGTTAGTGAAAGGTGCAAGACTAAACAAGTCAATGGAAAACTCCTCCTATGAGAGTGTTTCCTGCTACCAAAGATGATGGTTTGAGATTGAGGGCAAGACAGTTCAGTACAAATGCAATCTGAATGATGGTATGCTGGGTTTTTCTCAGATGACTACAGCACACAGGCAGATCAGATGGTGCCAatctacactgcagctggggcCAGAAAACAACTAAAATTCAACCAAAAAAATGGGAAATTGTTTGGGGAATGAAAATAAACAACTATGCAGCAGTGGGGTTTAGAAGAAGGCAGGCCAGGAAACTTTCAATGAGTTTCCAAGATTCAGTGAGAGCTGAAATACCAACCCTGGTTAGCACCTTTGACAGCTTCCACTACAGCTTACTCTTAGGGATGTCTGAGTCCATCAAGTGTTGCCAGAAAAAGGCCTGTATCCTGTGCCAGGCATCTTCTTGGGCTTTGGCATGCTCCCTCCATTGCCCTCCCCAGTGTACAAATACCCCAAGCACTTTGTGGATCGAAGCCTGGCACAGAGGCAGGTATGGTGGCTCCAAGAGGTGCCCTGCTCCAGAATAGGAGCAAAACTCCACTTTCCGTCCATGCTGCTGAAGGCGCTGAACAGCATCCTGGCAATAGACGTCACTTTTCCAGTTTGTGTCATCCAGTCCAGACAGGAAGAGGAACTTTGCCAAGGACCTCTCCATAGGAATGCGACAGTCCCAAGTCGCTGGGTCCCTGTGATCATCCAGGACATCTGAGAAATCTACTAGGCCAGACTCGTCACTGATCTTCATCCTCCCCAAATCATACGGGTGGGGAGGAACAGTGAAGCCATCCACCCGCAGGGGAATGAAAGAATTAAAACCACTTCCAGATATGCTGACAGCTGCCTTGATTCCAGGTAGAAACGTGGCCATGGAAAGGGCTAGATCAGCTCCTTTAGACAAGCCCAAAACGCCAATCCCAGTATCCTTCACCTGAAACACAGTTATGAAACAACCATTATCAACTACTCCTCATTTCCTGGGCTGACGTAATGTCGCCCGTTCTGCTTCCTCACTCCTCATCCAATTAACACCACCCATATTTAACCCTTTACATCTCTCTATTCAGGTCACATCATTCCCATATCTGTCCCTTTGCTTAGCCTCCACAAGAGTGACTATGAATTCTACAGCTCCTCAAATTTTCTCCTCCTgtaacattttttcttcctggtgaTCTCTACAGACAAAGCCTCTTTGCTCCCTCTACATCTTGGCTAGACGCTTGCTCTCAGTATTGTATCTTTTACTGCTCCTGCCTCCAAACCCCCTCAATCTTCTCTCCTCAGGTCCCCTTTGGAAAACCACGTTTTCATGGGTTTACTTGCATTGATTTTCTTTCATGCCGTTGTTTTTTGATACTCTCCTACAGCTGACCAACATGTTATCTTCTGTTTTGTCTTGAAACACATATGGTTCATTACACCTGAGGCTGAGTAAGCCCAACTACTATTTAAATCAACTTATTTAGAGTGAGGGCTCTTCACACCGAATTGATTTTGTAATGTGTGTCTTCTAATATACTCTGGAAGTTCCAGGGCTCCATGAGGAACAAGACAAACAAGCAAGGCTGAATTCTGCACTCATGATGGCTACATTCCTGGTGTCCAcgtgctagaaaaaaaataactgtgaaatGAATATCACATTAAGTAGCATTCCATTCAAAGTTTAAATGCTACTTGATTTCTCTTGGTGTCTTTTGGTTTAAGTATAATGATATATTGCTAAAAAGTGTCCTTCCTATTCCACATACCTGTTCAAATACAGCCCCAGTTTCTTAAGACATGGCACACTTTCCAGTGCTGCAACCATAAGGGATTCTGTTGTTAAAGTGTTTTAGTACTGTCTTTTGAAACTTACTTAGAACTAAAAGCctttaacatttcagaaatagtaaaaaagtcaatggatttttttcctttctaaaatctTGAAAGAcgcaaaaggagggaaaaaaaatcatcgaTTTCGTCCTTCTAGTCCAGGAACTGGTTTAATTTAATCTTACACAAACAGTGGTTTGCACAACACTCTATGGACTGTCATAAGATGCTGTGCAAAACCAGCTATCCAACTACTTGCAAAACTGGAACTGAGGACCAGGCTTTTCCATCTCTCAGATCATGCTGTCTTTCAGACAATGTTGTCTCCTTCTAACATCTCAGAAACTTGGATGCATTCAGTGACATACAGTATTTCACATTAGAAAACTGGAAAATAGTTTCCAACAGGATGAGCATCATAATTTGTCTCttacctgctgctgcttctgcaaaaagTTTACAGCTTCCTCAAAATAGTCCAGTTCAAGAATCTCTGGCATAGCAGGGAGATCTTCAAAGGCCATGTAAGCAAGAGCCAGAGTCACAAAGCCTCTGCTAGCCAGAAGACTTGCTCTGTATTCAACAAGACCTCCTCCAGATCCATACAAATCGATAAGTCCAGGGAATGGACCAGGTCCtgcaatgaaagagaaaagtttCTACAGTTGTCCTTTCGGTAGTGCTCCCTCAGCACATATAAGGACAGTAGATATCAAAAGGAAATCATCCTCTGAAGCTTTCCATGGAGGTTCCTGTGCTCAGGCACACGCACAATCACCATAAGGACACTAATTTGggtatttcttctctctcttagGAATTCACAATAGGAAGTTCATACGTTGGGCATCCTTTTCCCGCCATGAGTTTCAGATGAAATTGGCCTAGATGTTCTCAGGCCATTGGGGATTGATGAACAAACAGTATCGCTGCATGAGCTGTGCTTCTTTTAGGAACTTTGCTAGCAGGTTTTCCAGAGACGGAATACCTGAGTTATGAAATGCACCCACAAATGCCAGCGCTGATCTTTGACCTATGCCAATTCAGGCTTCAGTCTGATCTGGGTAACTGCCCCTGGGCTTCTCAGTTTTCCTCCTGTAGCCATAGGACCTTCCTTTCCTGCCACTACTCTGCCCATTTTTAGAGCCAGAGCTCCCTTACAAGATTTGGTGTCACAGCAGCTGCAATGGACTTTTTGTTCATTACAGAGCAAGACATTCACATTTAAGAGATGGTCAAGGAACATAAACAGTTCAGGGCTCAGAGAAGCTTTACACAGGATCCAGTCTCCGCACTGTCTCCATATGGAGCTGTGGAATATGACACCTGTTTAATTAAAGACCTTgcttttctcatttctctcctACCATCCTAAGTATCCCATGCAGTTAAGCTGCTCAACTAGGTAGAaacttctttctttgtcttttccttatCCAAAGAGAGAGTCAGAGAGACAAGTCCAGAGCCTGCAGGAAGATCCGTGGCAGCTGTTGGAGTAGCCTAGGCTGGCTGCAGCCTGAGTCCAGTGGTCCCACCACACCTTGTCATTCCTTACTTCACGGCTGGAGCCATCATGCCTCACAGCTCTGCCGAAGACCAGGGGCCTCTTTGTCCCATCAGCTAAACAGAAGAGCTaacaaataaacacatttttccccAGACCTCTCACTGCAGGAGAGGTCCTGACCCCCCTCAGCTAGAGCAAACAGGACATGCCTTGTATTACCATTGctgccctccctgcacccccgCCTCAGCGCTTCACCCGCCTGGCCAACGCCTGCTCCCCCTGCTCTGCTGTGAGGATCCAAAGTAGCTAGACACAGGCTGAGGGAACCATTAGCTGAGGCTTCGCTCTGGGTTGCCAAGTGCATCCAGGGGCCATGGGACCCAATACGTTGCATAAGTCACACCTGGAAAACCAGAACAGAATTAAAACTCaccaggagggaggaagagagttGCTTTCAGACGACCTTCTCTGACCGAAATCCTCTTCACCCCCTCTCCTATAAACCATCGCTCATTGGTGCATTTTCCCAGCAAGTGGctcatgtccccgtgtccctcatACACTTCAAAGTCCACATAGAAAGGGGTCAGGACGTTCCTCTTTGCCAGCCGCTTATAGGGCGCTTTAGACTGCAGAGACCACAGCAGCCCCATCGGCTCCACTCCTGAATAGCTGCCCCCCAGCGCAGGGGAGCGGCTGAGGTCGAGCTCTCCGCTGCTCCCAGCTCTGTAGCGAGCGTGGGCTTGGAAAAGCTCCCCGCTCTCGTCCACCAGGCTGGCTCGGAGGGTGACCGCCTGCTGTGGCAGGAGACCGGCCACACATATCTGCACGGGGTCATCAAACAGACACCTGGGGGAAGGCAGAACCGTCACCTGCACCGCCATCCCGGCTCTGCTggcggggagaggagctgctcttTTTTTGTGGCGAGACACACGGGCTGCGTGGAAGAGGATCGTCAGGAGCCTGTCGCCTCTCAGGCTTAAAATCTCTGCCCAAAGTCCAGGAGGAACCACCGTGACTGCTTCCTTCAGCCCGCAAGCACGGTCTGCTGGGAGACGTAGTTCAGAACACGCCTCCCTCCAGGCACTTCGGCTCAGAGGTGGTACAGTAACACCATCCACTTGCACAGACAAAAGCTGTCATTTGTTCCTAGCGTGCGGTCTTACTTTTGGTTATAGAGTGAGACTaaatcaaaaaccccaaagtgacAAAAAGAGATATTCAAATTGCCTTTCCCTCTGTGGGAAAGTCCGGATTCGACTGCAGAACTGGCTTGGGCACCTTTTCCAAGGCGCAGCAAACACAAGCTGGAAAGCCTGATGTAACGTGACATGTTAATCTAGCTGGGAAACAAAGCCTGCCCTCAGTCCCTCTTGAGTTTTCAGCAATTTTTGGACAAGCACCACAAGGTAAAATGATGCTTTAAGCTTTAactgtgtttcttaaaaaaataaacagacaaaataaaagaattattatctttttttcttcgtAATAATCAATCTGGCCTAAAGGTTATCTGCATTTTCCTAATTaatatatggaaaataaattttccccAATATCACTAACATTTCTAAGGAACTGTTTGAAGATTTGATGATAAATACCAACTTTTGGTTTTCATAAACGACACTTCATTTTTGCAATGTCTGTGTATTTAATAGCCTTCTAGTCCTACTCTGTGGACCTCAGACACGTGAGTAGTCTCATCCCGTTCTGTGGAAATACAGATGGGAATTAAGGCTGCAGAAATAGGCACCTGGTTCACACAACTTGCCTGACTACGTGTTAGGTGGCAAGTAATGGCAAAAGAATGAAACAACCAATGAGCCTGCAAGCTGCAGAATCACGTCATGCCAGAACACCAGAGCTGATGTGCAGACTGACCGTAGATCTGGCAAAGCAACTCTAAAATCGCCACTTAGGATGTCAGACAATGCAGCTACATTTAAATACAACggtagaaagaaataaaaaaacagcaataaaaacatgTAGCTTAACATGGAAAATAGCCAGCATTGACTTTTTCCTGTCCTCCTAGGTGTCCTCCACTCATCacatcatttggaaaaaaagtaataaattagtacaaaaataagcttttaaactGACCTTTTATTGCAGAAGTTGTAATTTCTCACCGTCAAAACACCACAGCCACTGAACTTAGTTAATTAcagctggacaggaatgcatcgcTTAATTCCTTAAGTGGAATGCATGTGTTGGACTGATGCAGCCTGACGCACAGGCGGATGGCAGAGCAAATTCCTCCTTGTCACTTGGGTTGTTATGAAAAGAGTCTGCAGATCTAAACAAACAGTCATGGCTTCTGTTTTGGGATTTCCAAAACCTGGATTGCCTCCCTTCAAACTTTACTTTGCTCACCATCACCGAGGCAACATGCAAAGACCTAAAAATGCTATTGTCAAACCTTCTACTTACAAGCCAAAAAACCTGGCCAATTGATCTGGACTCTGAATCAAGCAAAATATCTGTGATTCGTTTGACAGACATTGTTGAGGATAATTTCATGTTCAgttcttttcatttaaatcatGTTTGTACTCCAGTCACAGATGCTGATGATTGATTGTACCACACCAGAGAGAAAAATCAGGAGGTCGAGTCCCCCACCTCTGCTATAACACATTCACGGCTTTTGTGAGACAGTCTAGGAGTTGATAGTAGCTGTACTTAAGGTCGTATTCCATGTCATACCAATAATTCACTGAGgagacaagaaaaagcaaaaacatttctaAGGCTAGAATGTAATGATTTACAAACGTGTTCATAGACTGTTTTACACAGTTTGGATTTTCCTTATTACTGACTGAACTTTGAAAATAGCAAATCTTTGACTACAGCCAAAAACAACATAAGCAAACATTAGAGTTCTTAACCCAAACCAACTCCTCTTCAGAGTCTACACTGGGGATTCCTTGGAGCAGAAGCTGGCAAAAATTTTAGGAACAGAAAATGTATGCTTCTATTTAGACCAAAAATACCAAATACACTGCAAAGTTTAATATCTGGATAGGAACCTCTCTTCCTCTGAGTGTTTAAAGGATCACAAATTCGCCACTACTTCACAATGGTGATCAATTAGACAGTGCTTTAATTCagcttctcattttaattttagtGTATGtctgctagaaaaaaataagCCAAGCAGTATAATATTGTACCAATGGTTCTTGGAGGAGGATATACTCTAGCTTCAGTCATCCCCTGGACCAGACCCAGACAATAttgatttttcaagtgttttcagACTGTAATGCAGTTAACAGACCAAAGGCCAAATAAACTTGGCAATTCTTTAGCATTTCTGCTAGACCGAGAAAAAGAGAGTAGCCAGGGGCTTGCAGCTGGAAACAACTctactttttccaaaaaaatgtttaaggaCTGATGCAGCAGTACTGGGAAAAGAGAATCAGAAATACTGCTTTACTGCTAGCTTGTCTTTTTATCACAGTATCgctaatactgaagaaaaaaaaaaaaaagccctgcagtATTTGCAGTGTTACACAAATACTAATGTTATGTGGTTCAGAATACTTTATTTACTCTGCCTGGACAGACAGGGTTATTTCAGGCAAAGGACAGCAAAAAACTTTTCCTCAAACCTTGCAAAACTTACGCAACGTAATGATAATATTGTGCACCATCCCCACCCCTTCACCTGCACCAAATGAGCAATGCTTGAAATTCTAGAACTCTCTTGGGGATGGAAAAAAGAAGTTAGAGAGAGATAATGATAAATCTTATAAAGACAGACATGACATGTCTTTTGCTAAGTGCGGGGGAAGAGCAACATAAGCATAGGCTTATTAGCAAGGTAAGTGACTGGGTCACAGCAGGTTCCAGCTCACACAACGTGTTGTGTCTACATCCATGCCTAAAACTCACACACTTTctggtttccttttcttcccccagaaCCTTTTGTGCTGATGTGATAATGGCACACACACCATGCAGGTTTTTTGTGAAAGGTATGCAGATGACCAATTTGCAGTTATCAGGCTAGGCAAACTGCTTAGCTCATGAACAGAAACTGGATCATGATCACTGAATTAGCTATGCTTCTCCAGCCTTGACAACTAGACAGACTTCTTCTGCTGTACCCCTAGCACTTGTCAACAATGCTATGAATTATAAGCAAAAGAGACTGCAAGGAGGTAGCCCCATGGCATCTGTCGAGATTGCTATTTCCTCCTGAGGGGAGGTAGATGATCCTAAAGGGACCTTTAGTCCCAGTTATGCTTTGCTGTGGGGTATCTAGCAGCACACTTACCACAGCT encodes:
- the LOC128908283 gene encoding acyl-coenzyme A thioesterase 1-like isoform X6; translation: MAVQVTVLPSPRCLFDDPVQICVAGLLPQQAVTLRASLVDESGELFQAHARYRAGSSGELDLSRSPALGGSYSGVEPMGLLWSLQSKAPYKRLAKRNVLTPFYVDFEVYEGHGDMSHLLGKCTNERWFIGEGVKRISVREGRLKATLFLPPGPGPFPGLIDLYGSGGGLVEYRASLLASRGFVTLALAYMAFEDLPAMPEILELDYFEEAVNFLQKQQQVKDTGIGVLGLSKGADLALSMATFLPGIKAAVSISGSGFNSFIPLRVDGFTVPPHPYDLGRMKISDESGLVDFSDVLDDHRDPATWDCRIPMERSLAKFLFLSGLDDTNWKSDVYCQDAVQRLQQHGRKVEFCSYSGAGHLLEPPYLPLCQASIHKVLGVFVHWGGQWREHAKAQEDAWHRIQAFFWQHLMDSDIPKSKL